A segment of the Collimonas fungivorans genome:
AGGGCTGTTGGGATTGATGACGTAATCACTGCCGGTGCCGGTGCCGCTGCCGTCGCCGCCGAATACGTCGCCTGCGATATAGGTTTTTATCTTGTTTTGTGCATGCAGGTATTCAATCGATGCGGTATTGTCGGCATCCAGCTTGAAAGTGCCTTTGCCTATCACTGCAATTTCTTCGGTCTTCGGCACGATGCCGATCACCGCCTGGCTGTTGTAGCGGCAAACGCCGCCCTGGGCAAACGCGTAAGGCGGCTTGCAGCCGGAACCTGCATATGGATTGCCGGACTGGCCGGAATCGATGTCGTAATAGTTGGCCGGAAAGGAATTGCCGCTGCCGATATTCATTCCGAGGCCTGGATTCCGCCCGCCCGGTGCGGCGAAGCTGCGGTCGCTGGCTTTCACAGCATTCTGGCTGTGGTAGTCGACCACGCCAAAAAAATTGTAACCGTCCTGGTCGAGGTCGCCGATGCCGCCTGACAAGTTGAACCGCTTTTCCGCGCCGCCGCTTTGTTCGGGCGCGATGCCTTCGGCGCTCAGGTTGAGGCCGGTATAAGAACGCTTGGTGATGAAATTGATGACGCCGCCGACGGCGTCGGTGCCATAGATTGCAGAAGCGCCGTCGCGCAGGATTTCGACACGGTCCAGCGCCGCTACCGGGATCACATTGAGATTGACCGCGGAGCCGTCGAACGCACTGTTGGCGAGACGGCGGCCATTCAACAGAACCAGAGTCTTGTTGGGACCCAGGCCGCGCAGGTCGGCCGCCGCGCCAACTGTCCTGCCGGCGCCGACGTTGGCGGTGGTGGTGTAGGTGGTCTGGTTGCCCGAAATATTGGACAGCACTTCGGCGGCGGTGGTCGAACCCAGTTTGGTGAAATCGTCTGCCTTGATGACAGTGATTGGCAATGCCCCTTCTGCGGCTACGCGCTTGATCGAGGAGCCGGTAATCTCGACGCGTTGCATCTGTTGCGGTGCTTCTTCTTCCTGTTCGCTCTCCTGGGCCTGCAACGGCTGAGCCAGCAGGCCGAGGCCGACAGCCAGGCTGCCTGAAAACATCATGCGCAGCGAGTGCGGCAGTCTCCGTTCCTTCATCATGATCAAACCCTTCCCATGGATTAAATTCAGAGTTGAAATCGTTCTTGTTTTGCTCCTCGGACTGGCAGGCCCTGGAAGATTCACGGGAATCAGCGGCGGGCCGGACAGCCGAGTCGTGGCGAGAAGTATTGCAATTCAGTGCTTTTATAGCAATAAATACTGGAAAGTTAGGCGGAAACTTAGGAGGGGATTTTGAGCGGGGAAGGATAGCTGGAACAAGGCCAGGCTCAGGCAAGCAATGGCAACAGAGCGGCAGCAGAAACAGGCCGGGCGCTACTGGAGCGCCCGGGTTTAAATCAATGCATGGGGATGGCGGTGCCGTTTAGACGTTGAACAGGAAATTCAAGACGTCGCCATCCTTGACCACGTATTCCTTGCCTTCGGCGCGCATCTTGCCGGCTTCCTTGGCGCCTTGCTCGCCTTTGTGGCTGATGAAATCGTCATAGGCGATGGTCTGGGCGCGGATGAAGCCGCGTTCGAAGTCGGTGTGGATCACGCCGGCTGCTTGCGGGCCGGTGTCGCCGACATGGATGGTCCAGGCGCGGACTTCCTTGACGCCGGCGGTGAAGTAGGTTTGCAGGCCGAGCAGCTTGAAGGCGGCGCGGATCAGGCGATCGAGGCCAGGTTCTTCCATGCCCATGTCGGCCAGGAATTCATGCTTGTCGGCTTCATCGAGGTCGGCGATTTCCGATTCGATCGCAGCGCAAATTGCCACGATAGGCGCATTCTGCGAAGCGGCGTAGGCGGTCAGCTGGTCCAGCAGCGGATTGTTGGTGAAGCCGTGGTCGGAAACGTTGGCGACGTACATGGCAGGCTTGGCGGTGATCAGGCACAGCGGCTTGATCAAGGCCATTTCTTCGGCGTCGAGGCCGCAGGCGCGCACCGGCTTGGCCTGGTCCAGTTCCGGCATCAGGCGCTCCAGCAGGGCCACCAGCTTGGCGGCATCCTTGTCGCCGGAGCGGGCTTTCTTGTTTTCCCGGTGGATGGCTTTTTCCACCGTGCCCATGTCGGCCAGCGCCAGTTCGGTCTGGATCACTTCGATGTCGTCCAGCGGGTTGATCTTGCCGGCCACGTGGATCACGTTGTCGTCTTCAAAGCAGCGTACTACGTTGACGATGGCGTCGGTTTCGCGGATATGCGCGAGGAATTGGTTGCCCAGGCCTTCGCCCTTGGAGGCGCCGGCCACCAGGCCGGCGATGTCGACGAATTCCACGGTCGCCGGCAGGATGCGCTCCGGCTTGACGATCTCGGCCAGCGCCTTGAGGCGCGGATCCGGCACCTCTACCATGCCGACGTTCGGCTCGATGGTGCAGAAAGGGTAGTTTTCTGCAGGAATGCCTGCCTTGGTCAGGGCATTGAAAAGGGTAGATTTGCCGACGTTCGGGAGGCCGACGATGCCGCATTTGAGACTCATGGAAAAACTTTCTAGATCAATTGATTACAGGTGTTGATAGGGGTTGCGGCTCAAGATTTATTGGGTCCGCAGTGGCAAGACCTGTAGTTGTTAGACTCGCAACAAAGCCAGGGAATCGGGAGTGTTTCCACAAATTCCGTGTGGATTTTGTTCAAAAAAAGATGACTATTGTAACTCTGTCGGAAGGCCTTCTACAAAGGCTAATCAATAGTCTCGGCCGGCGCATGCTTTACATCCGGGGAAGCATCCTTCTGCGGCACAGGGGCAACAGATGGATTTCGTATGGAAAGCAGATAAGCAGGCAGCCTGTTTACGGGTTTTAGCGCAGATATTTCCACGCGGCGGAAAATAACCGCTGCGGTAATGCTGGTTGCAATCGAAATCAGAATAATCAAGAAGATGTGGGATGTGTCCAGAGTCCCCAGTCCGGAAAATTTAACCGTTAAAAAAGAGGTGAGCGAAATAATCACGCTGAAGTGCACCAGGTATAAAGGGAAGGAGATTTCACCCAGGAAGCGGGAAAATTTCGACGAAAAAAAGCCGACGGTCCAGCTGGATGTGTAAAAGCAGAACACAAGAGCCGCTGCAGTCACGGCGTTTATATTGATATATTGCCAAAAATTCGGATATTTTTTGGAGAATGTGTAGGTGATTACAATGGCTATCAGCATCGCAATGACAGCGAAATTCCAGGTTCTGGACGCCCGCAGCCGGTCGAAGACGCCATTTGCCCGATACTGTGCGAACAGTATTCCAATAAAGAATAGACAGTAAAACGATTGGGCAACAAGCAGGAAAACAATCAGTGCATACAAGATCCTGATCGGGGCTTGGAGCCGGGTAGAAAGATACAGGTACAGGAAGACCAGCAGCGAGCCCGCCAGCTCGATAGACATCGTCCAGAGAAACGGATTGTACGAAACGATATTTGAATGACCGGCGTAGACCAGGTAAAAGGAATAGCGCAGCAGGGAAATCAGATGTGGCTCAAAAGGAAGGAACGCACCGAGCCAGTCTTCACGATGGATAACCTTCGCGGCGGCGGCACTGTAGTTAGCCCCGGCCAGCATCAAGACATACACGATTGCACAAGAAAGCAGAATCGGGACGGTCAGGCGAAAGTAGCGTTTGATGAGCAGCGAGTCCAGCAGCGCAAAATCCGTTTTTTTTAAGAAGCTGGAGGAAAGCGCATCTCCGGAAAGAATAAAAAAAACCGTCACGGCCAAGCCGCCGTTGAGCAGGAAATAAAGAAAATCGCTGCGAAACACCGGCACCAGATTCCCGAATGTCTCATTGGTCAGATGGAAAAATAATACTACGAGTGCGGCCCAGCCTCGGATGCCATCAATTTCTTCAAGTCGGTTTTTCATATTTTATGATCAGCATGCCCTAATCGTAAGCAACCGCTCCGTCAGGCGGCGGCGACATCATTTCGCGGTATGCAGCTGCATGGTCGCCGCTTCGAATTTGCCTTCGCACAGCATAGGAATGATTTTCAGGCTGTCGGCAATCGCTTCTTCGATAGGCAGCTGCTCGTCCTTGCGCGGCCGGTGCAGCACGAAATCGGCCACCACCTGCTGCAGGTTGAGCGTGCGCGGATGGCCTATGCCCAGCCGCAGGCGCCAGTAATCCTGGGTGCCGAGGGCGGCCGTGATGTCCTTTAATCCATTGTGGCCGCCGGACGATCCGCCTTTTTTCAGCTTGGCGCTGCCGGGCGGCAGGTCGAGCTCGTCGTGCACCACCAGGATTTCATCCGCGGCAATCTTGTAGAAGCGCGCCAGCGCGCCAACCGACTGGCCGGAGCGGTTCATGAAAGTCTGCGGTTCCAGCAGCCAGACTTCCTGGCCGGCGATGCTGGTCTTGGCGGCCAGGGCGTTGAAGCGCGCTTCCCGGGCCAGCTTGCGGCCGAGGTCGTTGGCCAGGTTGTCGACCAGCCAGAAACCGGCGTTGTGGCGCGTTTGCTCGTATTCCGGGCCGGGATTGCCGAGGCCGACGATGAGGCGGATAGACATGTGTTATTGATTTTCGTATGGATGGCTTGCGCAAATTATAGAAGAAGACGGCAGCCAACAATAAAAAACCCGCCACGAAGGCGGGTTTCAGGTAGCTGACTACGGCCAGAAAACCGCTCTGGCAGATAGGCTTGCTATTACTTCTTGTCGGCAGCTGGTGCGTCGGCAGCTGGTGCTTCTGCAGCAGCAGGAGCGTCAGCTTCGACCTTGCCGGCCGGGATCGATGCAGTAGCGATCGTCACGTTTTCTTGCGATACCGCGGCAACGCCCTTAGGCAGCTTCAGGTCAGCCAGGTGGATCGAGTGGCCGACTTCGATGTTGGTCAGGTCGACTTCGATGAACTCTGGCAGGTCGGCTGGCAGGCAAGTCACTTCCAGTTCAGTGAAAACGTGGCTGATGATGGCGCCGGACAGTTTCACTGCAGGAGCGATTTCTGCATTGACGAAGTGCAGAGGCACTTTGACGTGAATTGCTTGTTTTGCATCAACGCGCTGGAAGTCAGCGTGCAGGACCAGTTGTTTGTATGCGTGGACTTGGAAGTCGCGCAGCAGGACTTTCTGTACCGCGCCGTCGATTTCGAGATCGAGGATCGAGGAGTGGAAAGTTTCTTTTTTCAGCGCGTGGTACAGCGCGTTGTGGTCCAGCGAGATATTGACCGGCGCGTCGGAACCACCATAAACGATACCTGGTGTTTGGCCAGCATTGCGCAGGCGGCGGCTCGCTCCGGTCCCCTGCTCTTTGCGTACAAATGCGATTACTTTCATTTTGAAGCTCCATTGTGTGCCGGATAGAAATCCAGCGGTAAAAACCCTCCGCGACCAGAGGGTTTTGTTAGCCTGCTACGTCCGCCTTTCGGCTGGCGTGGCAGGGAATACGAATTCAGTCGATTAGGACTCGGCAAACAGCGACATCACCGAATCGCCCTTGGTAATGCGCTTGAACGTCTCCGCCAGCAAGCTGGCGCACGACAACTGGCGAATCTTGCCGCAGGCCTTGGCTTCCGCCGACAGCGGGATGGTGTCGACCACCACCAGCTCGTCCAGCGGCGAATTGACGATGCGCTCGAGGGCAGGGCCGGACAGCACCGGGTGCGTACAGTAAGCCACTACCTTCTTGGCGCCGCGCTCTTTCAATACTTCGGCAGCCTTGGTCAGGGTGCCGGCGGTATCGACCATGTCATCCATGATCACGCAGTTGCGGCCTTCGACTTCACCGATGATGTTCATGACTTCCGACACATTCGCCTTCGGCCGGCGCTTGTCGATGATTGCCAGGTCGCAGTTCAGGCGTTTTGCCAGCGCGCGGGCGCGAACCACGCCGCCGACGTCGGGCGATACGACCAGCAGGTCGTCGTAGTTCTTGCTCACCAGGTCGCCCAGCAAAATCGGCGAGGCGTAAATATTGTCGACCGGGATATCGAAGAAACCCTGGATCTGGTCAGCATGCAGATCCATGATCAGGACACGTTCGACACCGGCTTCCTGCAACATGTTGGCGACTACCTTGGCTGAAATCGCAACCCGCGCCGAACGCGGGCGGCGGTCTTGCCGCGCATAACCGTAATAAGGAATCGCGGCGGTGATGCGGCCAGCCGAAGCGCGCTTCAGGGCATCGACCATCAACATGATTTCCATCAGGTTGTCATTGGTCGGCGCGCAAGTCGATTGCAGCACGAATACATCCTTGCCACGCACGTTCTCGTTGATCTCGACCATGACTTCGCCGTCGGAAAACTTGGTGACGTTGGCTTTGCCTAGCGGGATGCCGAGTTGCTTGGCAACTCCAATAGCTAGTTCCGGGTTTGCGTTACCGGTAAAAACCATCAGGTTTTCGTTTGCCATGGAGTTCCCTGGATACAGTCGTTAAAAAGTTGAAAAGCCGACAATGCCCGACTATTCTAGTCTTGCGTTGGCGGCTTAGGTATTCGCTGTGTGCTGTTGTTGTATTTCTGAAGCGGCTTGCTGCTGCTGCCGCTGTAAGAACTAAAGTAACACTATTTCCTGCAGGACACTCTCGTCCGTATCTAATGGCAGGGGAAGAAGGATTCGAACCTTCGAATGCTGGAATCAAAATCCAGTGCCTTAACCAGCTTGGCGATTCCCCTACGCAACTTGTTGTCTACCATAAATCCGCGCTGCATTTGATGACTGCGCTTGAATCTGATGCTAAACCGAATTCTGTCTTACTTTAACGATCCAGCAACCCTGCGAGCGGATGTTCCTGCATCGCCCTGGCTTTCCATGCCTTCCAGCGATTCGGCACCAGTTTCAGTACCTCATCTGCCTGTTCTTCTTGCGTAAAACCGCAAAAAACACATGCGCCGGATCCGGTCATTCTGGCATCTCCATGCTTGCCTAGCCATTTTATGGCATCTGCAACTTCCGGGAACTGCCTGGCGGCCACGGGTTCCAAATCGTTTTTTCCGAAGAGCTTTTTGCTAGCTATCGAAAAGTCCGTCATTTTGACGGGTTTCGTACTCCTTGTCAATTCCGATGATGAAAAAATTAATGCGGTCGGAATTGTTACGCCGGGCTGAATTATAACGAACCATAGCCCTGGAGTGTCAAGCTTTTGCAGGCTTTCTCCGATTCCTTCCGCAAACGCATTTTGTCCGAACAGGAAAAATGGCACATCGGCGCCCAGCTGCAGGCCCAGAACCATCAATTCTTCGCGCGACAGGCCGCCTTGCCAGAGATGGTTGAGCGCCATCAGCGTGGTGGCGGCATCGGAAGAGCCGCCGCCCAGCCCGCCGCCCATGGGCAGGTTTTTTTCGATGGCGATATCCGCGCCCGGCGCCGCCGTCCCGGTTCTTTCATGGATCGCGTTTTGCAGCAGCCTGGCGGCGCGCACGATGAGGTCGGACTCTTGCGGCACGCCGGGGATTTCCGTAGTGCGCCGGACCTCGCCGTCTGCGCGCACTTCAAAATGCAAAAGATCGCTGAAATCGACCAGCTGGAACACGGTTTGCAGCAGGTGATAGCCGTCCGGGCGGCGCCCGGTGACGTGCAAAAACAGATTCAGTTTGGCTGGCGCCGGGCAGTTGTTGAGCGTGCGAGTTGTGGCAAATTCGGGCAAATTCAGCAAATTCATTGCAGGCTTCAGTGTGGTTGGCGGCTGTCGATGACGATGCGGATGGCGACCTCGCCAGCCTGTGCGGTATTGCGCGCCAGGTCTATCCGCTTCGGATAACTTTCGGCGCCGTTGTTCTGGTCTTGCCAATTGGTGTACTGGATCAGCCATTTGTCTGCGGTGGTGACGCTGAAGCCATCGTCGGCGGCCGGGACTGCGCTGAAGCGCCGGCCGGCGGCGTTCTGGCCGAAACCTTGCAGCCAGTCGCGCAGGCCGGCAACCGGCAAGGGCCAGCCCAAGGCCTGCACCGTCAGCGCGTCGACATCGCTGGCGCTGCGCGCAGGCTGGCCGCTTTGCTTGAGGGTGGCCTGGTCGGCTGCGATATTGATGGTGGCCAGGGTTTGTCCCAGCGGCGAGAGCAGGGTGATGACGGTTTCCTGCTTGCCTTGCGCCCAGGTGAAGCTGCCGTGCACTGCCTGCTCCTTGCCGTCTTGCTGATAGCGTATCGACAGGCGGCCGCTGACATCTATGGCCTGGTGATATTGGCGCGCCGCGCTGCTGGCGGCGCTTGCAGTAGCGGACGATTGCTGCAGCGTGCTGCAGCCGCTGAGCGCCGCGGTGGCCAGCATCGCGGCAAGCAACATGCCGCGCCGGATTGCCGGCAACATGTGCCGCGGGTTCCCTTCTGCTGCCCACATCATAATTTGGCGCCCAGTCGTGCCAGGGTGTTTTTCAGGGCGTCGTTTTGCGGATCTTTCTGCAGGACTTCACGCCACAGTTTTTGCGCATCGGTTTTTTGTCCCTTGACCCACAGCACTTCGCCCAGGTGCACCGCGATTTCCGGGTCGGGCAGCAGGCTGTAGGCGTTGCGCAGCCGGGTCTCGGCCTCGCCCAGGTTACCCAGGCGGTATTGCACCCAGCCCATGCTGTCGACGATGAACGGATCCTGCGGCGCCAGCGTCAGCGCTTTCTGGATCAGCGTCAGCGCTTCCGGCAAGCGGATATTGCGGTCGGCCAGCGAATAACCGAGGGCGTTGTATGCCTGCTGGTTATCCGGCGCCAGCGCGATCAGCTTGCGCAGCGCGGTTTCCATGGTGCTCAGGTTATTCAGTTTTTCTGCCGCCATGGCATAGTCGTACAGCAGGTCGGGGTTGTCCGGCTGCGTCTTGAGCGCGGTTTCCAGGACCTTGAACGCTTCTTGCGGGCGGTTGGCTTCGCGCAGCAATTGGGCTTCGACCTGGGTTACCTGGGTTTTTTCACGTTCGCCATTGGTGTCGATCTCGGCCAGCACGCGCCGCGCGCCGTCGAGGTCGCCGCGCTTGGACAGCAACTGGGCGCGGCGCAGCTGGGCATCCAGGTAAGCGTCGCCCGGCTCGACTTGCGCCAGCCATTTCAATGCAGCGTCGGTGTCGTTCCGGTCTGCGGCAATCTGCGCCAGGATCAGCAATGCCTGGGTATTGTCGCGCGCTTCGTCCGGATGTTTGCTCAACTGGTCGATATAGCTGACCAGGTAGCGTTCGGCAGCCTTGGTGTCGCCGATCTGCGCATTCAGCAGGCCCAGCGCGAGCAGGGTGGTGGCGTCCTGCTTGTCGTTCTTGAGCAGGATTTCAAACTGGCTGCGGGCTTTTTCATATTGCTTCTGGTCGATCAGGGTGCGTGCATACGCCACCCGTACTTCACGCGAGCTCGGATATTTCTTGAGGAAATCGGTGAGGATGCGTTCGACTTCGCCGCTATCCGCCGCGACTTGCGCGCTGGTCAGGATCGCCAGTTCAGAATCGGGTTTCAGGTTCAGCGCAATTTTCGCTTCTTCCTGGGCGCGCACGCTGTTGCCGCCGCTGAAGGCTTGCTGCGCCAGCGCCAGGTGCGCTTCCGACATCGCTGTGTAAGGCGTGACCAGTTGCTCGAGCAAGGTAAACGCGCCGGCCTTGTCCTGCGCCCGCGCCAGCAGGCGCTGGATCTGCAGCATCATGACGCCGCGCGCTTGCGGCGGCGCATCTTGCAGGCGCTTTTCAAGGATGGGCTTGGCTTCCGCCAGGTTATTGCTGAGCATGATGAAGCCGAGGTAATACTGGGTCGCCTCTTCGGAATCGGGAGCCAGTTCACGCCACAGGCGGATGGCCACCAGCGCTTCGTTGGCTTGTTTGGCGCTCAGCGCCATTTCCGCCGCGCGCCGGGCCAAGCGCGGATCGCGCGTCTGCTGAGCGGCCCCCAGCAGGGTGACGTAGGCGGATTGCCAGTTGCCGCGCTGGAAAGCGACTTCGGAACTGAGCACCTTGAACAGGATTTCCTTGGTCAGCGGCACCGCCGGCAGGTGTTCTTCCGGCGGTTTGACTGGCGTTACCCGGGTTGCCAGCTTGCGGCTTGCGATCTGCTCGGGACTTGCTGCAGGGGTAGCCGCAGAGGGCGTGCCGGCGGCGGCAGCAGGATTTGTGGCATCGTTGCCTGGAGTTATACCGGCGCAAGCCGACAGCAAGGTAGAGAGCGTTACAATGGCAAGGGTTTTTTTCAAGGGATATATCCTGGCTTTCAAAGGTAATCTTGATTTTACGCCCAACCAGAGAGCAATGCGCAGTGGCGGCCTCTGGATTTGTTTCAAAAAGTACATAGAAAGTACATTAGCCGATTATGCCATTCCATTCCGGACGCGCTGTTCCAACGATGCCTGACGATGCCAGAATTACCTGAAGTCGAAGTGACCCGCCGCGGCGTTGCGCCGCATCTCGACGGCCGCATCGTGACGGCCGTCACCTTTCGCCACCGCGGCCTGCGCTGGCCGTTCCCGCTCGACCTGCCGGCGCTGCTGGTGGGCCGCGAGGTGCGCGGCACCGGCCGCCGCGGCAAATACCTGCTGCTGCGTTTCGACCATGGCACCGTGATCATCCACCTCGGGATGTCGGGCCACCTGCGCATCCTGGAGCTCGGTGTCGAGCCGCAAAAGCATGATCATTTCGACCTGGTGGTTGGCCGCCAGCTGCTGCGGCTGACCGATCCGCGACGTTTCGGCGCAGTGCTCTGGCATGCCGATGCCGACGGCCCGGTGGAGCAGCATGTGCTGCTGGCCGGGCTTGGCCTGGAGCCGCTGGAAGATGTTTTTTCGGCGCAGATCCTTTACCGGCAGACGCGCAACCGCAGTGCGCCGATCAAGCAAGTGCTGCTGGCCGGCGACATCGTGGTCGGGGTCGGCAATATCTATGCTTCGGAAAGCCTGTTCCGCGCCGGCATCAATCCGAAAACCCCGGCCCACCGCATCAGCCTGGCCCGTTATGAACGGCTGGTTGATGCCATTCGGATAATTTTAGCGGCTGCAATTGACAAGGGCGGCAGCACTTTGCGCGATTTTATTGGTGCCGATGGCCAATCTGGCTACTTCCAACAGAGTTATTTCGTCTATGATCGTGCTGGGTTGCCGTGTAGAAATTGTGGCACCCTGATTACGCAGATCAAACAGGGGCAGCGTTCGACGTTTTATTGTAAAAAATGTCAGAAATAATATTAGAGAACATAGGCGAGAGAGAGATAGTGAGCAACCTAGTCCAAAAATTCCAGGAATACAGTGAGTGGCGCACTGGCGTGGCCGGCGCATTGCGGCGTTACCAGACATGGGCCAGCGCCTCGAAATTGTCGGACGTGGCCAGCGAGCAGCGCATCAGCCGAGCTTTGGCGCGCCTGACCGACGACAAATTGTCGATCGCGTTTGTGGCGGAATTTTCGCGCGGCAAATCGGAACTGATCAACGCCATCTTTTTCGCCGACTACGGCCAGCGCATCCTGCCGTCGGCCGCCGGCCGCACCACCATGTGTCCGACCGAGCTGCTGTACGACGCGTCTTTCCCGTCCTGCATCCGCCTGCTGCCGATAGAAACCCGGGCCGAATCGCAATCGACCAGCGACTACAAGGGCGCGCACCACGTCTGGACCGTGCTGCCGCTGGATATCTCCTCCACCGACGGTATGCTGGAGGCGTTCAAGCAGGTCAGCCTGACCAAGTGGGTGCCGGTGGAAGAAGCCAAGAGCTACGGCCTGTACGACGAAGACGATCCGGACGCGGCCCTGGCGATTGACGTGTTGGGACGGGTCGAGATTTCCCAATGGCGCCATGCCATCGTCAACTTCCCGCATCCCTTGCTGAAAGAAGGACTGGTGATCATCGACACGCCGGGCCTGAACGCGATCGGCACCGAGCCGGAACTGACGCTCAACCTGATTCCCAACGCCCATGCGGTGCTGTTCATCCTGGCGGCGGACACCGGCGTCACCAAGAGCGACATCGACGTCTGGCGCCATCACATCGGCAGCGGCGCCGGCCGCATGGTGGTGCTCAACAAGATCGACAGCATGTGGGACGAGCTGCGCTCGCCGTTCGAAGTCGAGCAGCAGATCAGCAAGCAGGTCTCGAGCGTGGCGCATACGCTGGGCTTGTCGGAAGCGCAGGTATATCCGGTTTCAGCCCAGAAAGGCCTGGTCGGCAAGATCAACGGCGAGCCGGAACTGCTGAAGAAAAGCCGATTGCCAGCCCTGGAAAACGCCTTGTCGCGCGAACTGATCCCGGCCAAGCGCGACATCATCCGCTCGCAGCTGATCGGCGACATCCATGATTTGACTGTCACCAAGCAAGCCCTGATGTCGGCGCATATCCGCAGCGTGGTCGAACAGTTGCTGGAGCTGAAGAGCTTGCGCGGCAAGAATACCTCCATCATCAGCCACATGATGAAGCGCATCGATATCGAGAAAAAGGAATTCGACGAAAGCCTGCTCAAGCTGCAAGGCACGCGCATGGTGTTTGCGCGCCTGTCGGCCGGAGTCTTCACTACGCTTGGCATGGGTTTGCTGAAAGAAGAAATCCGCAAGACGCGCGAGACCATGGAAGGCAGCATGTTCACCGCCGGCTTCCGCCATGCGGTCAAGGAATTCTTCGACAAGTCGCAGGAAAACCTGATGCTGTCCGGCCAGAAGACCGATGAAATCTCTGAAATGATGACCATCATGTACCGCAAGTTCTCGACCGAACACGGCCTGGCGCTGTCGACGCCGATGCCGTTCTCGCTGGACAAGTACCGCAACGAAATCAAGGTGATCGAAACCGCTTATCATCGCCAGTTCGGCACGGTAACGCTGGTGAAAACCAGCCAGGTAGTGCTGATGCAGAAATTCTTCGATTCGATCGCCTCGCGCGTCAAGCAGAGTTTCCTGCAGGCCAACCGCGACGTCGACGCCTGGCTCAAGGTGGTGATGGCGCCGCTGGAAG
Coding sequences within it:
- the ychF gene encoding redox-regulated ATPase YchF, coding for MSLKCGIVGLPNVGKSTLFNALTKAGIPAENYPFCTIEPNVGMVEVPDPRLKALAEIVKPERILPATVEFVDIAGLVAGASKGEGLGNQFLAHIRETDAIVNVVRCFEDDNVIHVAGKINPLDDIEVIQTELALADMGTVEKAIHRENKKARSGDKDAAKLVALLERLMPELDQAKPVRACGLDAEEMALIKPLCLITAKPAMYVANVSDHGFTNNPLLDQLTAYAASQNAPIVAICAAIESEIADLDEADKHEFLADMGMEEPGLDRLIRAAFKLLGLQTYFTAGVKEVRAWTIHVGDTGPQAAGVIHTDFERGFIRAQTIAYDDFISHKGEQGAKEAGKMRAEGKEYVVKDGDVLNFLFNV
- a CDS encoding acyltransferase family protein, which codes for MKNRLEEIDGIRGWAALVVLFFHLTNETFGNLVPVFRSDFLYFLLNGGLAVTVFFILSGDALSSSFLKKTDFALLDSLLIKRYFRLTVPILLSCAIVYVLMLAGANYSAAAAKVIHREDWLGAFLPFEPHLISLLRYSFYLVYAGHSNIVSYNPFLWTMSIELAGSLLVFLYLYLSTRLQAPIRILYALIVFLLVAQSFYCLFFIGILFAQYRANGVFDRLRASRTWNFAVIAMLIAIVITYTFSKKYPNFWQYININAVTAAALVFCFYTSSWTVGFFSSKFSRFLGEISFPLYLVHFSVIISLTSFLTVKFSGLGTLDTSHIFLIILISIATSITAAVIFRRVEISALKPVNRLPAYLLSIRNPSVAPVPQKDASPDVKHAPAETID
- the pth gene encoding aminoacyl-tRNA hydrolase, with product MSIRLIVGLGNPGPEYEQTRHNAGFWLVDNLANDLGRKLAREARFNALAAKTSIAGQEVWLLEPQTFMNRSGQSVGALARFYKIAADEILVVHDELDLPPGSAKLKKGGSSGGHNGLKDITAALGTQDYWRLRLGIGHPRTLNLQQVVADFVLHRPRKDEQLPIEEAIADSLKIIPMLCEGKFEAATMQLHTAK
- a CDS encoding 50S ribosomal protein L25/general stress protein Ctc → MKVIAFVRKEQGTGASRRLRNAGQTPGIVYGGSDAPVNISLDHNALYHALKKETFHSSILDLEIDGAVQKVLLRDFQVHAYKQLVLHADFQRVDAKQAIHVKVPLHFVNAEIAPAVKLSGAIISHVFTELEVTCLPADLPEFIEVDLTNIEVGHSIHLADLKLPKGVAAVSQENVTIATASIPAGKVEADAPAAAEAPAADAPAADKK
- a CDS encoding ribose-phosphate pyrophosphokinase, producing the protein MANENLMVFTGNANPELAIGVAKQLGIPLGKANVTKFSDGEVMVEINENVRGKDVFVLQSTCAPTNDNLMEIMLMVDALKRASAGRITAAIPYYGYARQDRRPRSARVAISAKVVANMLQEAGVERVLIMDLHADQIQGFFDIPVDNIYASPILLGDLVSKNYDDLLVVSPDVGGVVRARALAKRLNCDLAIIDKRRPKANVSEVMNIIGEVEGRNCVIMDDMVDTAGTLTKAAEVLKERGAKKVVAYCTHPVLSGPALERIVNSPLDELVVVDTIPLSAEAKACGKIRQLSCASLLAETFKRITKGDSVMSLFAES
- the ispE gene encoding 4-(cytidine 5'-diphospho)-2-C-methyl-D-erythritol kinase: MNLLNLPEFATTRTLNNCPAPAKLNLFLHVTGRRPDGYHLLQTVFQLVDFSDLLHFEVRADGEVRRTTEIPGVPQESDLIVRAARLLQNAIHERTGTAAPGADIAIEKNLPMGGGLGGGSSDAATTLMALNHLWQGGLSREELMVLGLQLGADVPFFLFGQNAFAEGIGESLQKLDTPGLWFVIIQPGVTIPTALIFSSSELTRSTKPVKMTDFSIASKKLFGKNDLEPVAARQFPEVADAIKWLGKHGDARMTGSGACVFCGFTQEEQADEVLKLVPNRWKAWKARAMQEHPLAGLLDR
- the lolB gene encoding lipoprotein insertase outer membrane protein LolB → MLPAIRRGMLLAAMLATAALSGCSTLQQSSATASAASSAARQYHQAIDVSGRLSIRYQQDGKEQAVHGSFTWAQGKQETVITLLSPLGQTLATINIAADQATLKQSGQPARSASDVDALTVQALGWPLPVAGLRDWLQGFGQNAAGRRFSAVPAADDGFSVTTADKWLIQYTNWQDQNNGAESYPKRIDLARNTAQAGEVAIRIVIDSRQPH
- a CDS encoding tetratricopeptide repeat protein gives rise to the protein MKKTLAIVTLSTLLSACAGITPGNDATNPAAAAGTPSAATPAASPEQIASRKLATRVTPVKPPEEHLPAVPLTKEILFKVLSSEVAFQRGNWQSAYVTLLGAAQQTRDPRLARRAAEMALSAKQANEALVAIRLWRELAPDSEEATQYYLGFIMLSNNLAEAKPILEKRLQDAPPQARGVMMLQIQRLLARAQDKAGAFTLLEQLVTPYTAMSEAHLALAQQAFSGGNSVRAQEEAKIALNLKPDSELAILTSAQVAADSGEVERILTDFLKKYPSSREVRVAYARTLIDQKQYEKARSQFEILLKNDKQDATTLLALGLLNAQIGDTKAAERYLVSYIDQLSKHPDEARDNTQALLILAQIAADRNDTDAALKWLAQVEPGDAYLDAQLRRAQLLSKRGDLDGARRVLAEIDTNGEREKTQVTQVEAQLLREANRPQEAFKVLETALKTQPDNPDLLYDYAMAAEKLNNLSTMETALRKLIALAPDNQQAYNALGYSLADRNIRLPEALTLIQKALTLAPQDPFIVDSMGWVQYRLGNLGEAETRLRNAYSLLPDPEIAVHLGEVLWVKGQKTDAQKLWREVLQKDPQNDALKNTLARLGAKL